One Spirochaeta africana DSM 8902 genomic window carries:
- a CDS encoding P-loop NTPase, with translation MHILPIASGKGGVGKSLVAANLAIALAQAGKRVVLVDLDLGGSNLHLVLGIHSVPAGIGNVIQQSSVQLNDVLMPTDYPNLLFIPGDAEIPGIANLNNKQKLMLLRRMKQLDADYVIIDLGAGTSFNTLDFFLSSSHGIIVTTPTPTAIVNAYLFLKNAVFRIITNNVKRKSPGGEYLERVKKEGTQLQRMNITTIMQQLQLHDPDSYSKVSQALTRFQPRMILNMLEDPKDAQKANRLRRSCSQYLDTELEHLGIIYRDDLQDVALSSRLPIISYKPNSVLSQALYRIADKVLQSTEDDEDLMDIQTIEESYANAGIEAEIDFQAKIDYIEDLLHAGALSTGDLIETIKNQQLEITQLKKQNMLYKTKLVKAVQQGYKI, from the coding sequence ATGCACATACTACCGATTGCCAGCGGAAAGGGCGGAGTCGGCAAATCCCTTGTTGCCGCGAACCTGGCGATCGCGCTGGCACAGGCAGGCAAGCGCGTGGTCCTGGTTGACCTGGACCTTGGCGGCTCGAATCTGCATCTGGTGCTTGGCATCCACAGTGTTCCTGCCGGAATCGGCAATGTAATACAGCAATCCAGCGTACAGCTGAACGATGTACTTATGCCGACCGACTACCCCAATCTGCTGTTCATTCCCGGCGATGCCGAAATCCCCGGCATCGCTAACCTGAACAACAAACAAAAGCTGATGCTGTTACGACGCATGAAGCAGCTCGATGCTGATTATGTCATAATCGATCTTGGCGCCGGCACCAGTTTTAATACCCTCGACTTCTTTCTGTCTTCTTCACACGGTATTATCGTGACCACCCCGACCCCGACCGCTATTGTAAATGCCTATCTTTTTCTGAAAAACGCGGTCTTCCGGATCATTACCAACAACGTCAAACGCAAGTCTCCCGGCGGCGAGTACCTGGAACGGGTCAAGAAAGAGGGAACCCAGCTGCAGCGCATGAATATCACTACTATCATGCAGCAGCTGCAGCTGCACGATCCGGACAGCTATAGCAAGGTAAGTCAGGCACTGACCCGCTTCCAGCCGCGCATGATTCTGAACATGCTGGAAGATCCCAAGGACGCACAGAAGGCCAATCGTCTGCGCCGCTCCTGCTCGCAGTATCTGGATACCGAGCTTGAGCACCTCGGCATTATCTATCGGGATGACCTGCAGGACGTTGCGCTTTCCAGTCGTCTGCCTATCATATCCTACAAGCCAAACTCGGTACTGTCTCAAGCGCTGTACCGGATTGCCGACAAGGTACTGCAAAGCACCGAAGATGATGAGGACCTGATGGATATTCAAACCATCGAGGAGAGCTACGCCAACGCCGGGATAGAGGCCGAAATCGATTTCCAGGCCAAGATTGACTACATCGAGGATCTCCTGCATGCCGGCGCACTCTCCACCGGCGACCTTATCGAGACCATCAAAAACCAGCAGCTTGAGATAACACAATTAAAAAAGCAGAATATGCTGTACAAGACCAAACTGGTCAAAGCTGTCCAGCAGGGGTATAAGATCTGA
- a CDS encoding flagellar assembly protein A: MEQGAIRGSLNIKIDSSGLVATGVFTRDPDGMPVDVAHVRQMLKDKGIVSGYTEKQIAEQLQSLLPEPPPSAELVLAKGIPPAQHQPETAQFHPQPIPAEYTDHAERILKLAGPPEIFIEHTERVPIEKTVIKKSALPFAPPKKETVKTTETRTRKERVYVDPTIVGTGYAYKNDKVADIFAGEDGTSGWNIFDEEIPPKEHGDPHFYAGQGLKRVGSELVAVHDGVLRWGSHWAEILEFVPHSYTLTLSPDKATCLLNFFPGDESVALPDEDNLREQISRLKYPEDLLIDFEDIYRLMRQSVQTRRPVENIPLSVSRDAAFEITVSEDKMTALLQLHKGRGKGKPLRLKEVGVAIKQSGLAGLDLPQIKEDLLSFYTSHEADMTGYVLARGTEPEEGPERELTFSAAFLEDKDRDAVLLQLQNYPVTPEQFPSLDEFPIDAVEQMAPVELEQRIITLSPPEPGAPGKDVYGKSIPGKPGKPANLKLHENLTEKGNLIISTAKGILDKGDTDGLTHLRVRPHKDAEVLVEIAPDAMSAVISLFGSVGSGRPLTEDMVFAAVNDAKVVRGVDEELLRDLTQRAQAGENFQSVTFARGKQPVAGGQTSIKFSVHLASHKGVSLRQDGTADYRNQDNITRVSEGDLIAVVMPPTVSPEDGYEVTGRVLSASRDTGNELQIDDSVRQEPREDGTIRLYATLDGELVHEDNSIAVRSSHTIKGDVSMDTGNIRFPGTVQITGSILQGFYVMSGGDVNIGGAVEGSLVSAEGDIKIMQGIKGAKKAVIRTKKGIQTMFAEQATMLAVEDIQIKNSIMHCRVKANGSVRLYQDKSTILGGVTRSRYGLTTSQLGSPRGIRTQISFGQDYLIGDKIEQEEKEIDKIKKTIAQIDMQMQNPEVRSNQHALESLRKKKVIALKAMEKRGLRLFSLRERFEEHYESAVVVKGTVYPGVTLESHGRTLEVTNERKNVTFKFDQRSGHITEHSNTEE, encoded by the coding sequence ATGGAACAGGGAGCAATACGCGGTTCACTGAATATCAAGATTGATTCATCGGGGCTGGTAGCCACCGGTGTATTTACCCGCGATCCTGATGGTATGCCTGTCGATGTCGCTCATGTACGACAGATGCTCAAAGACAAGGGGATCGTCAGCGGCTATACCGAGAAGCAGATTGCCGAACAGCTGCAATCGCTTCTCCCGGAGCCGCCGCCCTCCGCTGAGCTGGTGCTTGCCAAAGGCATCCCTCCTGCACAGCATCAGCCGGAAACAGCGCAGTTTCATCCGCAGCCAATCCCGGCAGAGTACACCGACCATGCAGAACGTATTCTGAAACTGGCTGGACCACCCGAGATTTTCATTGAGCATACCGAACGGGTACCGATAGAAAAAACGGTCATCAAAAAAAGTGCCCTGCCGTTTGCCCCGCCAAAAAAGGAAACCGTTAAAACCACCGAAACCCGCACCCGCAAGGAACGGGTTTATGTTGACCCCACCATAGTCGGGACCGGCTATGCCTACAAAAACGACAAGGTTGCCGACATCTTTGCCGGCGAGGATGGCACCTCCGGCTGGAACATCTTTGACGAGGAAATTCCGCCCAAAGAGCATGGTGACCCCCATTTCTATGCTGGCCAGGGGCTCAAACGTGTCGGCAGTGAACTCGTTGCTGTCCATGACGGGGTACTGCGCTGGGGCAGTCACTGGGCAGAAATTCTTGAGTTCGTCCCCCACAGCTACACCCTGACCCTTTCACCCGACAAGGCAACCTGCCTGCTGAACTTCTTTCCCGGTGATGAATCGGTGGCGTTACCGGACGAAGACAACCTGCGTGAGCAGATATCCCGCCTGAAGTATCCCGAGGATCTGCTGATCGATTTTGAGGATATCTATCGATTGATGCGCCAGTCGGTCCAGACCCGTCGCCCGGTCGAAAATATTCCATTGAGTGTAAGCCGGGATGCAGCATTCGAGATCACGGTGTCCGAAGACAAAATGACTGCCCTGCTCCAGCTGCACAAGGGTCGCGGGAAGGGAAAACCGCTGCGACTCAAGGAAGTCGGCGTGGCTATCAAACAATCCGGGCTGGCAGGCCTGGATTTGCCGCAGATCAAGGAAGACCTGCTGTCGTTCTATACCAGCCATGAGGCAGACATGACCGGCTATGTGCTGGCACGGGGAACCGAGCCCGAAGAGGGCCCGGAACGGGAACTTACCTTTAGCGCCGCCTTCCTGGAGGACAAGGATCGTGACGCCGTGCTGCTGCAGCTGCAAAACTACCCGGTTACCCCTGAGCAGTTTCCCTCGCTGGATGAGTTCCCCATCGATGCTGTGGAACAGATGGCTCCGGTCGAGCTTGAACAGCGGATAATCACCCTGTCCCCGCCGGAACCAGGGGCTCCGGGGAAGGATGTCTACGGGAAAAGCATCCCCGGGAAGCCGGGCAAACCCGCCAATCTTAAGCTTCACGAAAACCTCACCGAGAAAGGCAACCTGATCATTTCCACCGCCAAGGGGATCCTGGACAAGGGTGATACAGATGGCCTGACTCACCTGCGTGTCCGCCCCCACAAGGATGCCGAGGTGCTGGTAGAGATCGCCCCGGACGCCATGAGTGCGGTCATCTCGCTGTTTGGCAGTGTCGGCAGCGGACGCCCGCTCACCGAGGATATGGTGTTTGCGGCGGTCAATGATGCAAAGGTTGTACGCGGCGTGGACGAAGAATTACTGCGGGATTTGACCCAACGAGCCCAGGCTGGAGAAAACTTTCAGTCGGTGACCTTTGCCCGCGGGAAGCAGCCGGTAGCCGGCGGCCAGACATCGATAAAATTCTCGGTACATCTGGCCAGCCATAAAGGAGTCAGCCTCCGTCAGGATGGTACGGCTGATTATCGCAACCAGGACAACATTACCCGGGTGAGCGAGGGGGATCTGATTGCAGTGGTAATGCCCCCGACCGTCAGCCCGGAAGACGGGTATGAGGTAACCGGCCGGGTACTGTCGGCATCACGAGACACCGGCAATGAGCTGCAGATAGATGATTCGGTTCGCCAGGAACCGCGAGAAGACGGCACTATACGGCTGTATGCCACCCTGGATGGAGAACTGGTACACGAGGACAACAGCATTGCGGTGCGCTCCTCTCACACCATCAAGGGCGATGTATCAATGGATACCGGCAATATCCGATTCCCCGGCACGGTACAGATTACCGGAAGTATCCTGCAGGGCTTTTACGTGATGTCTGGCGGGGATGTAAACATCGGCGGGGCGGTTGAGGGCTCACTGGTATCTGCCGAGGGCGACATCAAGATAATGCAAGGGATTAAGGGTGCCAAAAAGGCCGTAATCCGTACAAAAAAGGGTATCCAGACCATGTTTGCCGAGCAGGCGACGATGTTGGCGGTAGAGGACATCCAGATTAAAAACAGCATCATGCACTGCCGGGTAAAGGCCAATGGGTCGGTGCGGCTATATCAGGATAAAAGCACCATCCTTGGTGGGGTAACCAGGAGCCGCTACGGACTGACGACCAGCCAGCTCGGATCGCCCCGGGGCATCCGGACACAGATATCATTCGGCCAGGATTATCTGATTGGCGACAAGATCGAGCAGGAAGAGAAAGAAATCGACAAGATAAAAAAAACCATTGCCCAGATAGATATGCAGATGCAAAACCCCGAGGTCCGTAGCAATCAGCACGCCCTTGAGTCACTACGCAAGAAAAAGGTGATCGCCCTGAAGGCCATGGAGAAACGCGGGCTCCGGCTCTTTTCACTGCGGGAACGTTTCGAGGAACATTATGAGAGCGCAGTTGTGGTCAAGGGCACCGTATATCCAGGGGTAACCCTGGAAAGCCATGGGCGTACCCTGGAGGTGACGAATGAGCGGAAAAACGTTACCTTCAAGTTTGATCAGCGCTCCGGCCACATCACCGAACACAGTAATACTGAGGAGTAA
- the lgt gene encoding prolipoprotein diacylglyceryl transferase — translation MPFYIEYPSWITPEIIPGFFLRWYGMMYIVAFAVTFVLFKRLVKEERFPMDNDSMMNLFFWTILGLLIGARIFAGLFYDPTGRFLRQPWLMFWPIDSSGNFVGLQGMSYHGGVVGAVIAIVIYCRVKGWSILKVGDMATTAIPLGYTFGRIGNFLNGELYGRVTTSWYGVLFPGARRFPASEEWVQETAAQVGIPIMDEAGMVNLPRHASQLYEAFLEGILLFLVMWFIFRKRKPFEGFMIGLYLAGYGLVRFIAEYTRAPDHGIGYVLDFSGTNPAPYLFETFRAISMGQVFSGLMVIAGVLLWLILLQYHRQKPAVETYSEPAAPKKNASRKLRQKLKK, via the coding sequence ATGCCGTTTTACATTGAGTATCCAAGTTGGATAACCCCAGAGATAATCCCCGGGTTTTTCCTGCGCTGGTACGGAATGATGTACATCGTGGCCTTTGCCGTGACGTTTGTCCTGTTCAAACGCCTGGTCAAGGAGGAGCGCTTCCCCATGGATAACGACTCCATGATGAACCTCTTCTTCTGGACCATCCTGGGGCTGCTGATTGGCGCACGCATCTTTGCCGGCCTGTTTTATGATCCGACCGGTCGTTTTTTACGACAGCCATGGCTTATGTTCTGGCCAATCGACAGCTCCGGCAACTTTGTCGGGCTGCAAGGGATGAGCTATCATGGCGGGGTAGTCGGGGCAGTGATTGCAATCGTGATCTACTGTCGGGTCAAGGGCTGGTCGATCCTCAAGGTGGGCGATATGGCCACCACCGCCATCCCGCTGGGCTATACCTTCGGGCGCATCGGGAATTTCCTGAACGGAGAACTCTACGGCCGCGTTACAACCTCATGGTATGGTGTTCTGTTCCCCGGTGCCAGGAGATTTCCGGCCTCCGAGGAGTGGGTACAGGAAACCGCCGCCCAGGTTGGAATTCCGATTATGGATGAAGCCGGCATGGTTAACCTGCCGCGGCACGCCTCACAGCTGTACGAGGCCTTTCTGGAGGGTATCCTGCTGTTTCTGGTTATGTGGTTTATTTTCCGGAAACGCAAACCGTTCGAGGGATTTATGATCGGGTTGTACCTGGCGGGGTATGGACTGGTTCGCTTTATTGCCGAATACACCCGTGCCCCCGATCACGGTATCGGGTATGTCCTGGATTTTTCCGGCACCAATCCGGCACCCTATCTGTTCGAAACATTCCGTGCGATCTCGATGGGGCAGGTTTTTTCCGGACTGATGGTGATTGCCGGTGTCCTGCTGTGGCTTATCCTGCTGCAGTATCACCGCCAGAAGCCCGCGGTAGAGACCTACAGTGAGCCCGCTGCCCCGAAAAAGAACGCCTCGCGCAAGCTGCGACAGAAGCTGAAGAAATAG
- the lnt gene encoding apolipoprotein N-acyltransferase, with translation MIKKRVYIVAAVLYAVAAVVSFAAGDGGLHRVAAGLHGLFAAALLLPVLPVFRERVLGAPHRRYLYSLIGELLLILSAAIAGFRYFYALNANLDYVQRFMEHSGRIQLALDSTQERLQVLAEYGPLAAAGIIFYILWRVALPGEVAVGYRDARTGDSRLLQWSLPVVLLSAAAAALALPSGLALQGVPILAWVAMVPLFILLDRLPFMTAWRYGVVWGLTYLILTNYWLATFSLVSLQTAVLIYVGYYFLFFPVIISARLVGGRWRFLLMAAAFVLFDYLRTLGFLGYPWALLAHSQYRFPVVFQVAEITGFHGVGMLLFTVNALLAQLLLERRRFREWRTPVAAGLVLLGGSLAFGVVRIAQAPGVEGANPESTVRVALIQQNTDPRQANFYYTFGILEDLTREAMQHEPELVVWGETAFVPNIRRWSDPEQPPGIYTPLVRDFLEFQADIGTALLTGNDDYRVVRDEQGQELDRLHFNSAVLFDANGQRGETYHKIRLVPFTEYFPMGEIFPAALELLESYGVDFWEPGEERVVFDFAPFSFSTPICFEDVFPQEVREFVLAGADVILNITNDYWSLNPVQAEQHYAGSVFRTVENRRPMLRGTVSGKTAYLDSYGRLRAALPVYERDYLVVDFDPELEQQRTTLYTAWGDWFPLVLALLLLAAAVRWVLQQGSRRQR, from the coding sequence ATGATAAAAAAGCGTGTCTACATCGTGGCTGCAGTGTTATATGCTGTGGCTGCAGTGGTGTCGTTCGCGGCCGGAGATGGCGGTTTACACCGGGTGGCAGCGGGTCTGCACGGCCTGTTTGCTGCTGCGCTGCTACTGCCTGTCCTGCCGGTGTTTCGGGAGCGGGTGCTTGGCGCCCCACATCGGCGATATCTGTACAGCCTCATCGGTGAGCTGCTGCTGATTCTCTCGGCCGCCATTGCCGGGTTCCGGTACTTCTATGCCCTGAACGCCAATCTCGACTATGTACAGCGCTTTATGGAGCACAGCGGCCGAATCCAGCTGGCACTGGACTCTACACAGGAGCGGCTGCAGGTGCTGGCCGAGTACGGGCCGCTGGCAGCAGCCGGGATAATCTTTTATATCCTGTGGCGTGTCGCGCTTCCCGGCGAGGTGGCCGTGGGGTATCGCGATGCACGTACCGGGGACAGCCGTCTGCTGCAATGGTCGCTGCCGGTGGTATTGCTCAGCGCGGCCGCCGCTGCACTGGCCCTGCCGTCCGGACTGGCGCTGCAGGGTGTCCCGATTCTGGCCTGGGTAGCCATGGTGCCACTGTTCATACTCCTGGACAGGCTGCCCTTTATGACAGCATGGCGCTATGGGGTTGTCTGGGGTCTGACCTATCTCATACTCACCAACTACTGGCTGGCGACATTCTCGCTGGTGAGCCTGCAAACGGCAGTGCTGATCTACGTCGGCTACTATTTCCTGTTTTTTCCGGTGATTATTTCTGCTCGCCTTGTCGGGGGGCGCTGGCGTTTTTTACTAATGGCCGCCGCTTTTGTGCTGTTTGATTATCTGCGGACCCTGGGGTTTCTTGGCTATCCCTGGGCACTGCTGGCGCATTCCCAGTACCGCTTTCCGGTAGTGTTCCAGGTTGCCGAGATAACCGGCTTTCATGGGGTTGGTATGCTGCTGTTTACCGTCAATGCCCTGCTGGCACAGCTGTTACTGGAGCGCAGGAGGTTCCGGGAGTGGCGTACGCCGGTAGCGGCCGGGCTGGTATTGCTGGGCGGGTCCCTGGCATTTGGTGTCGTACGGATTGCACAGGCGCCGGGCGTTGAGGGGGCGAACCCCGAAAGCACGGTTCGCGTTGCCCTTATACAGCAGAATACCGACCCGCGACAGGCGAACTTCTACTATACCTTTGGAATCCTGGAGGACCTGACCCGGGAGGCCATGCAGCATGAACCGGAGCTGGTCGTGTGGGGGGAAACCGCCTTTGTACCGAATATCAGGCGCTGGAGTGATCCAGAACAGCCGCCGGGAATCTATACCCCGCTGGTACGGGACTTTCTCGAATTCCAGGCTGATATTGGCACTGCCCTGCTTACCGGCAACGATGACTATCGTGTCGTCAGAGACGAGCAGGGGCAGGAGCTCGATCGGCTGCACTTCAATTCCGCCGTGCTGTTCGATGCAAACGGGCAGCGAGGAGAGACCTATCACAAGATACGGCTGGTACCTTTTACCGAGTACTTTCCGATGGGAGAAATCTTCCCGGCAGCCCTGGAGCTGCTGGAAAGCTATGGGGTGGATTTCTGGGAGCCGGGTGAGGAACGAGTGGTGTTCGATTTTGCGCCTTTCAGCTTTTCGACGCCCATCTGCTTTGAGGATGTTTTCCCACAGGAGGTTCGTGAATTTGTGCTGGCTGGCGCAGATGTGATCCTGAACATCACCAACGATTACTGGAGTCTGAATCCGGTGCAGGCGGAACAGCATTATGCCGGCAGCGTGTTTCGCACGGTGGAAAATCGTCGTCCGATGCTGCGAGGAACGGTAAGCGGCAAGACAGCGTACCTGGACAGCTACGGACGGCTGCGCGCGGCACTGCCGGTGTATGAGCGGGACTATCTGGTGGTAGATTTTGATCCGGAGCTGGAACAGCAGCGGACCACCCTGTATACCGCCTGGGGTGACTGGTTTCCGCTGGTGCTGGCGCTGCTGCTGCTGGCTGCTGCTGTCCGGTGGGTGCTGCAACAGGGAAGCCGCCGGCAGCGATAA
- the rpmB gene encoding 50S ribosomal protein L28 — MPRRCRLTGKGTVAGNNVSHAMNHSRRVQKANLQYKRLFVPELNRFVRVRLSARALRTVSKVGLMQFMRKQGLSLKDVTK; from the coding sequence ATGCCTCGACGATGTAGACTGACTGGAAAAGGAACGGTAGCAGGCAACAACGTTTCTCATGCAATGAACCATTCTCGCCGAGTGCAGAAGGCTAATCTGCAGTACAAGCGTCTGTTCGTACCCGAGCTGAATCGCTTTGTTCGTGTACGCCTCTCTGCTCGTGCACTGCGAACCGTGAGCAAGGTTGGCCTGATGCAGTTCATGCGCAAGCAGGGTTTGAGCCTGAAGGATGTAACGAAATAA
- the rpmG gene encoding 50S ribosomal protein L33, which produces MASKKKGTLTRVRLKSTESGHCYYTTKNKRNLPDKMEFKKYDPVVRKHVLYKESGKV; this is translated from the coding sequence ATGGCCAGCAAAAAAAAAGGCACACTGACACGCGTTCGCTTGAAGAGTACCGAGAGCGGACATTGCTATTACACCACCAAGAACAAACGGAATCTCCCGGACAAGATGGAATTCAAGAAATATGATCCGGTAGTACGCAAGCACGTGCTGTATAAAGAGTCCGGGAAAGTATAA
- a CDS encoding HD domain-containing phosphohydrolase, with translation MHSSADKLRSVITLDSELNKIQDVDVLLENILTEARRVVNADAGSIYIRQGDELSVSYAQNDTKSAELPPGEKLIYNIFRIPIDTKTISGYAAHSGEAVNISDVYHIPKNAPYGFDPYYDTKSGYKTTSMLTLPLKTNMGDILGVLQIINGLDAQGNVRPFDRDDELVVTHFASNATVTLQRAQMTRAILLRMTKMAELRDPKETGPHVNRVAGYAVEIYDRWARKTGLPERQISRNRDTLRMAAMLHDVGKVAISDSILKKPGRFTSEERQIMQQHTLFGAQLFTDKQSEFDDMAQIVALNHHENWDGTGYPGHIDPYTGEVLQAHPDGSAVGKKGEEIPLYGRIVAIADVYDALRSQRVYKDAWTEEETLEELHKLSGSKFDPELIKCFFEALPSINTVSRKYEEQG, from the coding sequence ATGCACAGTAGCGCCGATAAATTGCGCAGTGTCATCACCCTGGACTCGGAACTCAACAAGATCCAGGACGTTGATGTTCTGCTGGAGAACATCCTTACCGAGGCTCGGCGGGTGGTTAACGCCGATGCCGGATCGATCTATATCCGGCAGGGCGATGAGCTGTCGGTGTCCTATGCCCAGAACGATACCAAGAGTGCCGAGCTGCCCCCTGGCGAGAAGCTGATCTATAATATATTCCGCATACCGATCGATACCAAAACTATTTCCGGCTATGCCGCCCACTCAGGCGAGGCCGTCAACATCTCCGATGTCTATCATATCCCGAAAAATGCCCCGTACGGCTTCGACCCGTATTACGACACCAAAAGCGGCTATAAAACAACCTCTATGCTTACCCTGCCGCTCAAAACCAATATGGGGGATATCCTGGGGGTATTGCAGATTATCAACGGGCTTGACGCTCAGGGCAACGTCCGCCCCTTCGATCGTGACGATGAGCTGGTAGTTACTCACTTTGCCAGCAATGCCACCGTAACCCTGCAGAGAGCCCAGATGACCCGCGCCATCCTGCTGCGTATGACCAAGATGGCCGAGCTTCGCGATCCCAAGGAAACCGGGCCGCATGTTAACCGGGTTGCCGGCTACGCTGTAGAGATCTACGATCGCTGGGCAAGAAAAACCGGTCTGCCGGAACGCCAGATCAGTCGCAACCGTGATACCCTGCGCATGGCTGCCATGCTGCACGATGTCGGCAAGGTGGCTATCAGTGACAGTATTCTGAAAAAGCCCGGGCGGTTTACCAGCGAAGAGCGGCAGATAATGCAGCAGCACACCCTGTTCGGCGCCCAGCTGTTTACCGACAAACAGTCGGAGTTCGATGATATGGCCCAGATTGTTGCCTTGAACCATCATGAAAACTGGGACGGCACCGGCTACCCAGGGCATATCGACCCGTATACCGGCGAGGTGCTGCAGGCGCATCCCGATGGCAGTGCTGTCGGGAAAAAGGGCGAAGAGATCCCGCTGTACGGCCGCATAGTCGCCATTGCCGATGTCTACGACGCCCTGCGCTCCCAGCGGGTGTACAAGGATGCCTGGACCGAGGAAGAAACCCTGGAGGAGCTGCACAAACTTTCCGGATCCAAATTCGACCCTGAGCTGATCAAGTGCTTTTTCGAAGCGCTGCCGAGCATCAACACCGTCTCCCGCAAGTACGAGGAACAGGGCTGA
- a CDS encoding NAD(P)(+) transhydrogenase (Re/Si-specific) subunit beta: MDLQSIANLGYLIAAVFFILGLKRMSHPKTAVQGNLFGALGMFIAVVITLVTQGILNIEYILIGIAAGTLVGTLLALKIKMTAMPQLVGLFNGFGGIASVLVAGAALYLELAAHGAAVAADYQFTVSIAASGIIGAVTFFGSIVAFGKLQGLVTEKPVRYPGEQVVKVLLAGGAIAVGVLIVLDPTVVLYYWIMAAIAGLLGLMLVLPIGGADMPIVIALLNSYSGIAAAATGFVLNNSILIVAGSLVGASGIILTRIMCKAMNRSLANVLFGGVGAVVETKGGDDIYAGKVTSTSAEEVAMILKSAQRVVFVPGYGMAVARAQAAVRMITEMMEKDGIEVAFGIHPVAGRMPGHMNVLLAEENISYDKLLEMDQVNPTFPNTDVVIVLGANDVVNPVARESSGNPIAGMPILDVDKARTVVVIKRSLSPGFAGIANPLFAADNSLMLFGDGKQVVEELVTAYKEV, translated from the coding sequence ATGGATCTACAAAGTATTGCCAATCTTGGCTATCTGATTGCAGCGGTGTTTTTCATCCTTGGATTGAAACGGATGTCACACCCCAAGACCGCAGTCCAGGGGAACCTGTTCGGTGCCCTGGGTATGTTTATTGCGGTGGTAATTACCCTGGTTACACAGGGGATTCTGAACATTGAGTATATTCTGATCGGTATCGCTGCCGGTACCCTGGTGGGTACACTGCTGGCACTCAAAATAAAAATGACAGCCATGCCGCAGCTGGTCGGTCTGTTTAACGGGTTCGGTGGTATTGCCTCGGTTCTGGTAGCCGGAGCAGCCCTGTACCTGGAGCTGGCTGCCCATGGGGCGGCAGTTGCTGCAGACTACCAGTTTACGGTGTCTATTGCGGCTTCCGGCATTATCGGTGCGGTTACGTTTTTCGGCAGCATTGTGGCTTTCGGGAAGCTGCAGGGACTGGTTACCGAGAAACCGGTGCGCTATCCCGGTGAGCAGGTGGTCAAGGTGCTGCTTGCAGGCGGTGCAATTGCGGTTGGCGTGCTGATCGTGCTGGATCCCACCGTTGTACTGTACTACTGGATCATGGCGGCTATCGCCGGTCTGCTGGGGCTGATGCTGGTGCTGCCGATTGGCGGGGCGGACATGCCGATCGTTATCGCACTGCTGAACTCCTACTCCGGTATTGCGGCGGCGGCGACCGGGTTTGTGCTGAATAACTCGATCCTTATTGTTGCCGGTTCGCTGGTTGGTGCCTCTGGTATCATCCTGACCCGGATCATGTGCAAGGCTATGAACCGATCCCTGGCCAACGTGCTGTTCGGCGGTGTTGGTGCGGTGGTAGAGACCAAGGGCGGCGACGATATCTACGCCGGCAAGGTTACCAGTACCAGTGCCGAAGAGGTTGCGATGATCCTCAAGTCAGCCCAGCGGGTAGTGTTTGTACCTGGCTACGGGATGGCTGTCGCGCGAGCCCAGGCCGCGGTACGCATGATCACCGAGATGATGGAAAAAGACGGGATCGAGGTAGCCTTCGGGATTCACCCGGTGGCTGGCCGCATGCCGGGGCATATGAATGTCCTGTTGGCCGAGGAAAACATCTCCTACGACAAGCTGCTGGAGATGGACCAGGTCAATCCGACCTTTCCGAATACCGATGTGGTTATCGTGCTGGGCGCCAACGATGTAGTGAACCCGGTTGCCCGCGAATCGAGCGGAAACCCGATTGCCGGTATGCCGATCCTGGATGTCGACAAGGCGCGTACGGTGGTGGTGATCAAGCGCAGCCTGAGTCCCGGGTTTGCCGGGATTGCCAACCCGCTGTTTGCAGCGGACAACTCACTGATGCTGTTCGGCGACGGAAAACAGGTAGTCGAAGAGCTGGTTACTGCCTATAAAGAGGTCTGA
- a CDS encoding NAD(P) transhydrogenase subunit alpha: MTDTMIFIQILTIFVLAVFVGFEVITKVPPILHTPLMSGSNAISGITVIGALISLGQEAELLAMSLGMAALFFATVNVVGGFVVTHRMLKKFKKKD, translated from the coding sequence ATGACTGATACAATGATATTTATCCAGATACTGACAATCTTTGTGCTGGCGGTATTTGTAGGGTTTGAGGTTATCACCAAGGTACCCCCGATTCTGCACACCCCGCTGATGTCAGGATCAAACGCCATTTCGGGTATTACCGTTATCGGTGCCCTGATTTCGCTGGGCCAGGAGGCCGAGCTGCTGGCAATGTCTTTGGGAATGGCTGCACTGTTTTTCGCTACCGTGAACGTGGTTGGCGGATTTGTGGTAACCCATCGTATGCTGAAAAAATTCAAGAAAAAGGACTGA